The Vidua chalybeata isolate OUT-0048 chromosome 17, bVidCha1 merged haplotype, whole genome shotgun sequence genome contains the following window.
CAGGCTCTGAACCTTCTGTGAAATGCTTCTGGAGAGTTGTTCATATTTAACATGTCTCCACCCCCATTTACAGGTGAGAGAAACTGAAACCATGGATGCTGGATGGCTTGACTACCCTGCCTCTGGGGACTTGCCAGATGATGAAGACATTGGTGATTTCAGGCCTCACTTAACGTCTGATGGCTTAGATATAGATGAGACATCTGGGTCAGGAGGTGAGTGGGGAAATGGatctccctcagcagctgctgtgaaattTCTTTCAGCACCAGCCCTTGAGTGATGGGCTAAATcacagccagagctccagaGAAACCACAGTGTCAGGTGGAGATGAAAACTGTGACTCGTAGTCACTCAGATGAGAACAGTGAAAGTAGTGGTGCTGTGATGTTGAATCACTTGGAGAGGACAGATGGAGTCCAGCCAAGCTTGTCTTGCTGCAAATGAAAAGGCCTTGTGCTGGCTGGATCTTTTTCCTGTTGAACTCCAAAGAACTGCtgagaaacttaaaaaaaaataatctattgTTGAGGCAGTGTTAAAAGGCCTAAAGTTAATGTCTCGGTTGAGGCCAAACAAGGTAAAGGACTAGCTGGTGTTCAAGTGAACTCTCTGTGACATGCAAAGCTGCCTGCCCAAACCAGTTTCTGTAGCTCTGTGTCCCTTTATGTGAACATTTGTTCTCTAAAAGTAAAAGAACAGATGCTGAAATCAGTGCCTGACATGTCTGGGCAGATCTGGAGGGTTGGTGAAGGATCCTTTAGGGATGGGTGGTGGGAGCAGTGCCCTCCATTGGCATTACCTTATGTAAGCTGTGGCAGacctgctctgcagggccaaTGGGTCCAGCTGAAGATCCCTCCCAGTGGAGAGGTGTTGGTTTCAAGATTACATCTCGTGGTCTTGTGCAATCCAAGTCATTAAACGATAAATAGAACCAGTAGATAAGAGGGGCTTGTAGAGGACAAGAGTCCTAGTATGTGCAGTTGCTGGTATTGCAGGAGGGGTCTGAATCCTGTAAAAACAATGTAATGAGACAAAAATTaagagtcctttttttttttttgccccttcTGCAGACTACCCAGACTCTGAAGATGGCTTGTATCTGACCACCATGGATACCCCTGTGGTAGGTATTGCCCCAGTGTGTCTTTAAGCAGCATGtagctcctctgctctgtctgTGAAACTTTCTGAAcaccctccctgctgcaggacgTGGCATCAAGACGAATCCACCTGCATGAGCAGGCACAGTGTACTCGCAGTGCACTGAGCAAACTTTCTATTCCCTGCACACCCTCCTGGTTTCAGCTGTGGGTAGGCTGGGTGCTGCTTGCTGATGGGTGTGGTTTGTCTGTGTTCTGTAGATATCTGACAACTATATCCCTGGAGATACTGGGAGAAAGATAGAAGGCgagaagaaaaacacagtggTGGACAATGAAATCATTCCAGACAAAGCTGGACCTGTCGAAGAGAACCTGTCCAACAAGATCTCCATGGCAAGCACAGCCAACAGCAGCATCTTTGAAAGAACAGAAGTCCTTACAGGTAATACTTCACCTTGTCCTGGTAAATCATTAATGctgaaaatcaaaatgcttTCTGTTGTCCCCTGTTtctctggggagcagctccctgctgacAGGGGAATGAGTTGCTTTACCTCTGTGGCTACCTGTAGCAGGGTGGCTTCTGCCTCCCAGTCCTTAACAGCAGAGCCTGCTGTTGTCTTTGCTGGGGTAAACAGCTTGTTTTTGAGCCTGCCAGCTGACTGTTGGCTTGACTCatgtggcagctgctctgcacccaGAGACTGCCTCAACAAGAAGTGTCTCTGGTCATAAAGTAGTGACATCATAGATTTTCATATCAAATACAGGCATTTTTCTTCCAAGGTCTGCCTTTTCTGAGCTTTGTCAGGAGCCAAGCAACCCTTCTAAGGGATTCCAACTTGTGGTCAGCTGTAGGAATCTGAGTACCAATGTCTAGAGCAAAGCCAAGCGACTGCCTTCCCCTCAACATGTGGGACAGGTCTCAGGTCTGTCCCCAGCAGCATATTGCTGCTTCAGGCACTTGGCCTGATGGTCCAAGTATAAACCCAAGCCCTTTGTGCTGGTCTGCAGTCAGAGAAGAGATTGGAAGAGTGAATTGCAAACCCATTTAACAAAGAAGATGATTTAGTGCAAGCAATAGGTGTCACAACAAGGAATAAACTTCAGTGAAGTCTTGTGGCCATGCTTGGTGTGAGGAGAGAGGAAATCTTAGTGGTTTTTTGCagatttgtgggttttggttgttggggttttctgatttttttttttttttttttttttttttttttgagggaagtGTTGTTGGTAATTGGATGTTGATCAATTGAAATACAGAGTCCTCAGGGTGTGCTCACACAGGTTGTTAACAAAGCATTCAGATTGGAGCTGCACCACTTTCCTTCTGTGGGTTGtggtggggcttttttgggtgggtttttttttggttttttttttgttttgtctctaTACAGGGAGAACATCATCTTgtcaacatttcttttttggaCTAAACTGGAAGATTAACTCAAACTGGTTAATGTGGAACATGTGATTATTCTGTGGTTGGACTGGAAGCAATCCTGGCCTTTGCCAGTAACATCTGCTGTTGCTGAAAGTGCCAGCACATGCAGTGACAGGCACATGGACACTGActctggaggcagctctgggggctgtTACTCTTGAAGCAGTGGTGGTTTGGAGTTGTCCAAGACTTATTCCAGtctctctttcctccccagctctcattgcaggaggagcagtgggTCTCCTGTTTGCCATCTTCCTGATCCTGCTCTTGGTCTATCGCATGAAGAAAAAGGACGAGGGCAGTTACGACCTGGGGAAGAAACCCATCTACAAGAAAGCCCCCACAAACGAGTTCTATGCCTAAAGCTCAGCAGCACCTTGTGCCCATCAAGGGACAAGCAGACTGTATGGAAACACTGTGCCCTCAGATGAGATGTGCTgaacaaatgcttttttattttttggattGAATTTCAAAGTGGCtttgagaaaaaacaaacttccTTCGTGACCCTTCCCATCCCACTCAGCTAACAAGGGCCCAATGAAATACAaagagtctgaaaaaaaaacctcagtgtattttttttctaagttagTGTAAAAGGAATAAAGATGCCAAATTTTCTGCTTGGTTTTATAGAGGGTATATAAACACAAACCAGACTGTATGGAAGCAAACACCATGTGTTTGCATCCAGTGTGCCGTGCTGGGATTGGCTGCTTCTATAGAAGATGGCTTTTTGTATAAATCTTGCTACTAGATGTCTTGCAGCAGGCTGTTGATGCAAAGCATTTTTGTGGAGAACTATTTATGAATCTCTTACACTACAGATAATGTTGCCTTATCAGGGAGTAAAAGGCCCACAAGGGCTCAATATCCCTGAATGCCATAAAGGGCCTATGGGAATGTCTTCCCCAGGAGACTTCTGTCTCTTCCTGTTGGCCCCAGGCAAGGGTCATTAGTCCTTGAAATCAGGACAGCCAGTTGTGTTTGGCTATGGCAACACCCTTTCCTTGCCTGCAGTCTCTTACCTTTTTTTAAGGATTGCTTGTAGGAtttttttataacaaaatttaagagaaaatagCCTAATGTTTATATAAAGTTTGtagaaattgttttgaaataataaaaaaaatctacttttttaatttcctcagatttattttttcaatccCTTTGTGTTTCCTTTGGCCGGGCATTTCTCTGGAGATGCTGTTTTATATGATTTATATTCTGAACTGAAGCAGAGTTAGCTACAGAGTGTTACAGGTTTCTTCTAGTTCTACAGCAGCTACTATAGAGGGTAAAGATATTTATGGTTTTCTCATAACTTTTCTAggagtttttaaaatagaattatttataGTTTCTGAAATGGCTGCTTTCTCATTTGGTAACTTTTATCCTTTTTATGTAAAACACTGATATAATGAGTCTCTGTGAAAACTATTTAAGCTTTATTCTGTGAATTTCAATTACAAATTCAAGGCAATAACTTCTGTATGCAAAGTTGGATGCATAAATATGATTGAAGTAGGGAAAAGACAGGAGTAATTCTAGGCTGTAATATATTACAATCAGTCCTATAGagctatatattatatattttactgAGATATATACAGATGAGAATGAAAAGGCTGGAGTTAATTCTTCAGCAGCCTTATGGTGTGGTGTGCAAGAGGCTTTTGATCttgtttgtgctgctgtttgtcCAATGTCTTGTGTAGAGCACCAAGGGCTTGTGCTTGGGAAGGAGCCCGGGGGCTCCGTGGCCGTGTCCAGCTCCTgcaagcagctgcagccaggatgtgctgggctggatGCACAGAGTCAGAGCAGAGATCCCCACCTCGAGCTGCCCTTGGGAGCAAGCTCTGGAAGCTTGCAGAGTGGAGGTGACAACTTTCTGTCCCCTGCGGTGCTGTGCCAAGCCCTGCCTCAGGGAAGGTGgatctgagctctgcctgggtgGCATCTCCCACCGGGAAGCACGGAGCTTTCATAGGGGCAGGCTCTGAACTCCCCCACTGTGGCTCTTTTAACATCCCCTGGACATGGCTCCTACCTCCACTGAGGGTGGGACCAACCCCCCAGTCTCCCAGAGCAAAGGGTGCTGTGTGTCTGGTGCCACTGTGTCAGGAAGGTGTTACAGAACCACCAGCAAGTTGGGTCCTCCTGCATCTGTGAGTCTGTGATGTGGTGTGAGATGAAAATCTGTGTGTGGGTCCCCAGAATGAGCACTTGAGCAGGCAGCACCAAGCCAGGCAGTTGCAAAGGCTGGTTGGAAATTTTCATGCCTCCTTCCTGAGGATTTGCTGTAGGCTTGAGGCCAAATCCAGAGAGAtgatagaaaaaaatgtgtgaggCAGGAACATGTGTTGAGACATCGGGGCAGAGGAGAGGTCCTCCTGCGGGTGACTCACTCGCTCCCAGTACAAGTGTGTTCAGGGAAACTGTGGGCTCTGGGAGGCTCTCAAAGCTGCACAGAGTTCACAGGAGGCTCTGCAAAGGAGAGGGAGGACTGTACTGCCTgtggaca
Protein-coding sequences here:
- the SDC4 gene encoding syndecan-4, giving the protein MPLPRVPLRAALLLGLLLRAAAAESVRETETMDAGWLDYPASGDLPDDEDIGDFRPHLTSDGLDIDETSGSGDYPDSEDGLYLTTMDTPVISDNYIPGDTGRKIEGEKKNTVVDNEIIPDKAGPVEENLSNKISMASTANSSIFERTEVLTALIAGGAVGLLFAIFLILLLVYRMKKKDEGSYDLGKKPIYKKAPTNEFYA